One Schistocerca cancellata isolate TAMUIC-IGC-003103 chromosome 1, iqSchCanc2.1, whole genome shotgun sequence genomic region harbors:
- the LOC126163795 gene encoding piggyBac transposable element-derived protein 3-like gives MSLSPVAAERELKKKGKGALDYSIDESSNNIAGINPQDKRKSLSKKDNQSIQVNRPLIVKEYNEHMGGVDLADMHIELHRINVHSKKWYMQIVYWCFNVAVVNSRLPYRHQLNQRGTTPHLPLLDFHIHIASGLTMAGNVVHHKRGRPSTEDTQAPKKRLVASRPIANVRYDEVGHWPQQSHQEGHCKRCPKGFSRVSCIKCKKCSYI, from the coding sequence ATGTCACTCAGCCCCGTAGCAGCAGAAAGGGagctaaaaaagaaaggaaaaggggcaCTGGATTATAGCATTGATGAATCATCCAACAACATAGCAGGTATAAATCCACAGGATAAACGCAAGAGTTTGAGTAAAAAGGATAATCAGTCAATTCAGGTAAATCGACCACTGATTGTGAAGGAATATAATGAACACATGGGAGGAGTGGATTTAGCAGACATGCACATAGAACTTCATAGGATAAATGTCCATTCCAAAAAGTGGTATATGCAAATAGTTTATTGGTGCTTCAATGTTGCAGTTGTAAATTCACGGTTGCCTTACAGACATCAGTTGAATCAGCGAGGCACAACACCTCATCTTCCTCTTCTGGATTTCCACATTCATATTGCTTCTGGTCTTACTATGGCAGGAAATGTTGTTCATCACAAAAGAGGAAGACCATCTACAGAAGATACACAAGCTCCAAAGAAGAGGTTGGTAGCCTCCAGGCCTATTGCAAATGTCAGATATGATGAAGTTGGTCACTGGCCACAACAGAGCCACCAGGAAGGCCACTGCAAGCGATGCCCTAAAGGATTCAGCAGAGTGTCTTGCATAAAATGTAAAAAGTGTTCCTATATCTAA